Proteins encoded within one genomic window of Humulus lupulus chromosome 1, drHumLupu1.1, whole genome shotgun sequence:
- the LOC133787766 gene encoding glutathione S-transferase DHAR2-like: MALEVAVKAAVGAPDVLGDCPFSQRVLLTLEEKKVPHERHLINLSDKPGWFLQVNPEGKVPVVKFDDKWVSDSDVIVGILEEKYPQPALTTPPEFASVGSNIFGKFVTFLKSKDSSDGSEQALLTELKALEEHLKAHGPYIAGEKVSAVDLSLAPKLYHLDVALDHFKKWAVPAELTNVLNYRKLLFSRESFEKTKAEKKYIIAGWEPKVNP, translated from the exons ATGGCTCTCGAGGTTGCTGTTAAGGCTGCAGTTGGTGCACCTGATGTTCTTGGAGACT GTCCATTTAGCCAAAGGGTTCTCCTGACTTTGGAGGAGAAGAAAGTGCCTCACGAAAGGCACCTCATCAATCTCAGTGACAAACCCGGATG GTTTCTGCAAGTGAATCCCGAAGGGAAGGTGCCTGTGGTGAAGTTTGATGACAAATGGGTATCTGATTCTGATGTTATTGTTGGGATTCTTGAGGAGAAATACCCTCAACCTGCTCTCACTACTCCACCAGAATTCGCCTCTGT GGGATCAAATATATTTGGTAAGTTTGTGACTTTCTTGAAGAGCAAAGACTCAAGTGATGGGTCAGAACAGGCTTTGCTTACGGAACTGAAAGCTCTTGAAGAGCATCTTAAAGCACAT GGCCCATATATTGCTGGTGAGAAGGTTAGTGCTGTAGATTTAAGTTTAGCCCCAAAATTGTACCATCTTGATGTGGCACTTGATCATTTTAAGAAGTGGGCTGTCCCTGCTGAGTTGACTAATGTCCTCAACTACAGGAAG CTGCTATTCTCACGGGAATCATTCGAGAAAACCAAGGCTGAAAAGAAATACATAATTGCAGGATGGGAGCCAAAAGTCAATCCATGA
- the LOC133787809 gene encoding uncharacterized protein LOC133787809 isoform X2, giving the protein MSLTSWRLTVTVSIPQTLKSFYPRYGNRVRCVAEALPDHANGGSSEKKKKKVVVVGSGWAGLGAAHHLCNQGFDVTVLEGDYGLGGLEDVGIRGYWYPYRNIYSLVDELGIKPFTNRTKSAQYSEEGLEVEFPIFQDLPQLPTPLGTLFYTQVCSLLRNRLTSLPFMAAAIDFDNTDTAWRKYDTITARELFKQFGCSERFYNKVIGPLLQVGLYAPAEQCSAATTLGMLYYIILAHQKDFDPVWCRGTVREKIFEPWIDSMKTKGCKFPEGRKVTDFSLNEETGRVSAVICGKKIYDADAVILAIGISTLQDLIKDRTVYSAVMCTREEFLKILNLNTIDVLSVKLWLDRKVNIPYASNACSGFDGSFGWTFFHLNAIQDEHKDSPVSVIQADFYHANELLPLKDEFIVPKVMSYLSKIINGLENATITEKEIKRFPKSLAHFFPGSYKYMTRSPTSFPNLFMAGDWIVNRHGAWAQEKSYVTGLESANLVVDYLEEGSFAKIIPVEEDEPHIEALRTLNRRLNELRTQLPLSDYFL; this is encoded by the exons ATGTCGTTAACCAGTTGGAGACTCACTGTGACAGTCTCAATCCCACAGACCCTAAAATCTTTCTATCCCAGATATGGAAACCGGGTTCGTTGCGTGGCTGAAGCTCTGCCAGACCACGCTAATGGAGGGTCaagtgagaagaagaagaagaaggtggttGTTGTTGGGTCCGGTTGGGCTGGACTTGGAGCCGCTCACCATCTCTGTAACCAG GGGTTTGATGTTACTGTTCTTGAAGGCGATTATGGTCTTGGTGGTCTTGAAGATGTTGGTATTCGAG GATATTGGTATCCATACCGAAACATATATAGCCTTGTTGATGAGCTGGGTATCAAACCATTCACCAACCGGACAAAATCAGCTCAATATTCGGAGGAGGGATTGGAG GTTGAGTTTCCAATATTCCAAGACCTGCCTCAGCTGCCCACTCCCTTAGGCACCTTATTCTATACCCAA GTATGTAGTCTACTAAGAAATCGATTAACTTCACTTCCTTTCATGGCAGCAG CTATTGACTTTGACAACACAGATACAGCGTGGAGAAAATATGATACGA TTACTGCGAGGGAGCTTTTCAAGCAGTTTGGCTGCTCGGAAAGGTTCTATAACAAAGTGATTGGGCCATTGCTTCAAGTCGGTCTATATGCTCCAGCAGAACAATGTAGTGCTGCTACAACTCTGGGAATGCTGTACTACATCATCCTTGCTCACCAG AAAGATTTTGATCCGGTATGGTGTCGTGGGACAGTTAGAGAAAAGATTTTTGAACCGTGGATTGATTCCATGAAAACAAAAGGATGCAAATTTCCAGAGGGTAGAAAAGTAACTGATTTCTCCCTCAATGAAGAAACAGGCCGTGTTTCAGCAGtaatttgtggtaaaaaaatatatgatgCTGATGCAGTTATCCTAGCTATTGGAATCTCTACACTTCAAGATCTTATTAAGGACAG AACTGTGTATAGTGCAGTGATGTGTACAAGAGAGGAGTTTCTCAAGATTCTGAACTTGAATACCATCGATGTGCTAAGTGTCAAACTTTGGCTTGATAGAAAG GTAAATATTCCATATGCAAGCAATGCCTGTTCTGGATTCGATGGTTCATTTGGATGGACCTTCTTTCATTTGAACGCAATTCAAGATGAGCATAAAGACAGTCCCGTCTCGGTGATACAGGCTGATTTT TACCATGCCAATGAATTATTGCCACTGAAGGATGAGTTTATAGTTCCAAAAGTTATGTCTTACCTCTCAAAGATAATCAATGGCTTGGAGAATGCTACCATTACAGAGAAAGAGATTAAAAGATTTCCAAAATCTTTGGCTCACTTCTTCCCTG GTTCATACAAGTACATGACACGTAGTCCAACCTCTTTCCCAAACTTATTCATGGCCGGAGATTGGATAGTAAACCGTCATGGTGCATGGGCACAG GAGAAATCTTATGTCACAGGACTTGAATCTGCCAACCTTGTTGTGGATTATCTTGAAGAAGGAAGCTTCGCTAAAATAATACCAGTTGAGGAAGATGAGCCTCATATTGAAGCTCTCCGCACCCTCAACAGAAGACTTAACGAACTTAGAACCCAGCTTCCATTGTCAGATTATTTCCTTTAG
- the LOC133787809 gene encoding uncharacterized protein LOC133787809 isoform X3 — MSLTSWRLTVTVSIPQTLKSFYPRYGNRVRCVAEALPDHANGGSSEKKKKKVVVVGSGWAGLGAAHHLCNQGFDVTVLEGDYGLGGLEDVGIRGYWYPYRNIYSLVDELGIKPFTNRTKSAQYSEEGLEVEFPIFQDLPQLPTPLGTLFYTQFLQLPLVDRLTSLPFMAAAIDFDNTDTAWRKYDTITARELFKQFGCSERFYNKVIGPLLQVGLYAPAEQCSAATTLGMLYYIILAHQKDFDPVWCRGTVREKIFEPWIDSMKTKGCKFPEGRKVTDFSLNEETGRVSAVICGKKIYDADAVILAIGISTLQDLIKDSAVMCTREEFLKILNLNTIDVLSVKLWLDRKVNIPYASNACSGFDGSFGWTFFHLNAIQDEHKDSPVSVIQADFYHANELLPLKDEFIVPKVMSYLSKIINGLENATITEKEIKRFPKSLAHFFPGSYKYMTRSPTSFPNLFMAGDWIVNRHGAWAQEKSYVTGLESANLVVDYLEEGSFAKIIPVEEDEPHIEALRTLNRRLNELRTQLPLSDYFL; from the exons ATGTCGTTAACCAGTTGGAGACTCACTGTGACAGTCTCAATCCCACAGACCCTAAAATCTTTCTATCCCAGATATGGAAACCGGGTTCGTTGCGTGGCTGAAGCTCTGCCAGACCACGCTAATGGAGGGTCaagtgagaagaagaagaagaaggtggttGTTGTTGGGTCCGGTTGGGCTGGACTTGGAGCCGCTCACCATCTCTGTAACCAG GGGTTTGATGTTACTGTTCTTGAAGGCGATTATGGTCTTGGTGGTCTTGAAGATGTTGGTATTCGAG GATATTGGTATCCATACCGAAACATATATAGCCTTGTTGATGAGCTGGGTATCAAACCATTCACCAACCGGACAAAATCAGCTCAATATTCGGAGGAGGGATTGGAG GTTGAGTTTCCAATATTCCAAGACCTGCCTCAGCTGCCCACTCCCTTAGGCACCTTATTCTATACCCAA TTTCTTCAGCTCCCATTGGTGGATCGATTAACTTCACTTCCTTTCATGGCAGCAG CTATTGACTTTGACAACACAGATACAGCGTGGAGAAAATATGATACGA TTACTGCGAGGGAGCTTTTCAAGCAGTTTGGCTGCTCGGAAAGGTTCTATAACAAAGTGATTGGGCCATTGCTTCAAGTCGGTCTATATGCTCCAGCAGAACAATGTAGTGCTGCTACAACTCTGGGAATGCTGTACTACATCATCCTTGCTCACCAG AAAGATTTTGATCCGGTATGGTGTCGTGGGACAGTTAGAGAAAAGATTTTTGAACCGTGGATTGATTCCATGAAAACAAAAGGATGCAAATTTCCAGAGGGTAGAAAAGTAACTGATTTCTCCCTCAATGAAGAAACAGGCCGTGTTTCAGCAGtaatttgtggtaaaaaaatatatgatgCTGATGCAGTTATCCTAGCTATTGGAATCTCTACACTTCAAGATCTTATTAAGGACAG TGCAGTGATGTGTACAAGAGAGGAGTTTCTCAAGATTCTGAACTTGAATACCATCGATGTGCTAAGTGTCAAACTTTGGCTTGATAGAAAG GTAAATATTCCATATGCAAGCAATGCCTGTTCTGGATTCGATGGTTCATTTGGATGGACCTTCTTTCATTTGAACGCAATTCAAGATGAGCATAAAGACAGTCCCGTCTCGGTGATACAGGCTGATTTT TACCATGCCAATGAATTATTGCCACTGAAGGATGAGTTTATAGTTCCAAAAGTTATGTCTTACCTCTCAAAGATAATCAATGGCTTGGAGAATGCTACCATTACAGAGAAAGAGATTAAAAGATTTCCAAAATCTTTGGCTCACTTCTTCCCTG GTTCATACAAGTACATGACACGTAGTCCAACCTCTTTCCCAAACTTATTCATGGCCGGAGATTGGATAGTAAACCGTCATGGTGCATGGGCACAG GAGAAATCTTATGTCACAGGACTTGAATCTGCCAACCTTGTTGTGGATTATCTTGAAGAAGGAAGCTTCGCTAAAATAATACCAGTTGAGGAAGATGAGCCTCATATTGAAGCTCTCCGCACCCTCAACAGAAGACTTAACGAACTTAGAACCCAGCTTCCATTGTCAGATTATTTCCTTTAG
- the LOC133787809 gene encoding uncharacterized protein LOC133787809 isoform X1, with the protein MSLTSWRLTVTVSIPQTLKSFYPRYGNRVRCVAEALPDHANGGSSEKKKKKVVVVGSGWAGLGAAHHLCNQGFDVTVLEGDYGLGGLEDVGIRGYWYPYRNIYSLVDELGIKPFTNRTKSAQYSEEGLEVEFPIFQDLPQLPTPLGTLFYTQFLQLPLVDRLTSLPFMAAAIDFDNTDTAWRKYDTITARELFKQFGCSERFYNKVIGPLLQVGLYAPAEQCSAATTLGMLYYIILAHQKDFDPVWCRGTVREKIFEPWIDSMKTKGCKFPEGRKVTDFSLNEETGRVSAVICGKKIYDADAVILAIGISTLQDLIKDRTVYSAVMCTREEFLKILNLNTIDVLSVKLWLDRKVNIPYASNACSGFDGSFGWTFFHLNAIQDEHKDSPVSVIQADFYHANELLPLKDEFIVPKVMSYLSKIINGLENATITEKEIKRFPKSLAHFFPGSYKYMTRSPTSFPNLFMAGDWIVNRHGAWAQEKSYVTGLESANLVVDYLEEGSFAKIIPVEEDEPHIEALRTLNRRLNELRTQLPLSDYFL; encoded by the exons ATGTCGTTAACCAGTTGGAGACTCACTGTGACAGTCTCAATCCCACAGACCCTAAAATCTTTCTATCCCAGATATGGAAACCGGGTTCGTTGCGTGGCTGAAGCTCTGCCAGACCACGCTAATGGAGGGTCaagtgagaagaagaagaagaaggtggttGTTGTTGGGTCCGGTTGGGCTGGACTTGGAGCCGCTCACCATCTCTGTAACCAG GGGTTTGATGTTACTGTTCTTGAAGGCGATTATGGTCTTGGTGGTCTTGAAGATGTTGGTATTCGAG GATATTGGTATCCATACCGAAACATATATAGCCTTGTTGATGAGCTGGGTATCAAACCATTCACCAACCGGACAAAATCAGCTCAATATTCGGAGGAGGGATTGGAG GTTGAGTTTCCAATATTCCAAGACCTGCCTCAGCTGCCCACTCCCTTAGGCACCTTATTCTATACCCAA TTTCTTCAGCTCCCATTGGTGGATCGATTAACTTCACTTCCTTTCATGGCAGCAG CTATTGACTTTGACAACACAGATACAGCGTGGAGAAAATATGATACGA TTACTGCGAGGGAGCTTTTCAAGCAGTTTGGCTGCTCGGAAAGGTTCTATAACAAAGTGATTGGGCCATTGCTTCAAGTCGGTCTATATGCTCCAGCAGAACAATGTAGTGCTGCTACAACTCTGGGAATGCTGTACTACATCATCCTTGCTCACCAG AAAGATTTTGATCCGGTATGGTGTCGTGGGACAGTTAGAGAAAAGATTTTTGAACCGTGGATTGATTCCATGAAAACAAAAGGATGCAAATTTCCAGAGGGTAGAAAAGTAACTGATTTCTCCCTCAATGAAGAAACAGGCCGTGTTTCAGCAGtaatttgtggtaaaaaaatatatgatgCTGATGCAGTTATCCTAGCTATTGGAATCTCTACACTTCAAGATCTTATTAAGGACAG AACTGTGTATAGTGCAGTGATGTGTACAAGAGAGGAGTTTCTCAAGATTCTGAACTTGAATACCATCGATGTGCTAAGTGTCAAACTTTGGCTTGATAGAAAG GTAAATATTCCATATGCAAGCAATGCCTGTTCTGGATTCGATGGTTCATTTGGATGGACCTTCTTTCATTTGAACGCAATTCAAGATGAGCATAAAGACAGTCCCGTCTCGGTGATACAGGCTGATTTT TACCATGCCAATGAATTATTGCCACTGAAGGATGAGTTTATAGTTCCAAAAGTTATGTCTTACCTCTCAAAGATAATCAATGGCTTGGAGAATGCTACCATTACAGAGAAAGAGATTAAAAGATTTCCAAAATCTTTGGCTCACTTCTTCCCTG GTTCATACAAGTACATGACACGTAGTCCAACCTCTTTCCCAAACTTATTCATGGCCGGAGATTGGATAGTAAACCGTCATGGTGCATGGGCACAG GAGAAATCTTATGTCACAGGACTTGAATCTGCCAACCTTGTTGTGGATTATCTTGAAGAAGGAAGCTTCGCTAAAATAATACCAGTTGAGGAAGATGAGCCTCATATTGAAGCTCTCCGCACCCTCAACAGAAGACTTAACGAACTTAGAACCCAGCTTCCATTGTCAGATTATTTCCTTTAG
- the LOC133787782 gene encoding V-type proton ATPase subunit B2, with protein sequence MGVAQENHGLEEGNLEIGMEYRTVSGVAGPLVILEKVKGPKYQEIVNIRLGDGTTRRGQVLEVDGERAVVQVFEGTSGIDNKFTTVQFTGEVLKTPVSLDMLGRIFNGSGKPIDNGPPILPEAYLDISGSSINPSERTYPEEMIQTGISTIDVMNSIARGQKIPLFSAAGLPHNEIAAQICRQAGLVKRLEKTENLLEHHEEDNFAIVFAAMGVNMETAQFFKRDFEENGSMERVTLFLNLANDPTIERIITPRIALTTAEYLAYECGKHVLVILTDMSSYADALREVSAAREEVPGRRGYPGYMYTDLATIYERAGRIEGRTGSITQIPILTMPNDDITHPTPDLTGYITEGQIYVDRQLQNRQIYPPINVLPSLSRLMKSAIGEGMTRRDHADVSNQLYANYAIGKDVQAMKAVVGEEALSSEDLLYLEFLDKFERKFVAQGAYDTRNIFQSLDLAWTLLRIFPRELLHRIPAKTLDLYYSRDAAN encoded by the exons ATGGGTGTTGCACAAGAAAACCATGGCTTGGAGGAGGGAAATTTGGAGATCGGGATGG AGTATAGAACTGTCTCCGGGGTTGCTGGACCATTGGTCATTCTTGAGAAAGTGAAG GGACCTAAATATCAGGAGATTGTTAATATTCGTTTGGGAGATGGAACAACTAGACGTGGTCAAGTCCTAGAAGTTGATGGAGAGAGAGCGGTTGTTCAG GTTTTTGAAGGAACATCCGGCATCGACAACAAGTTTACGACTGTGCAGTTTACAGGAGAG GTTTTAAAAACTCCGGTCTCCTTGGATATGCTTGGACGCATTTTCAATGGTTCTGGAAAACCTATTGATAATGGACCCCCTATTTTGCCTGAGGCGTACTTGGATATATCTG GGAGTTCTATCAATCCTAGTGAGAGAACATATCCTGAAGAAATGATTCAAACTGGGATTTCTACAATTGATGTCATGAATTCCATTGCTAGAGGACAGAAGATCCCACTTTTCTCTGCTGCTGGTCTTCCTCATAATGAAATTGCTGCTCAAATCTGTCGTCAGGCTGGTTTGGTTAAGCGGTTGGAGAAAACTGAAAATCTTCTTGAG CATCACGAAGAGGACAATTTTGCCATTGTGTTTGCTGCTATGGGTGTCAACATGGAGACAGCACAATTTTTCAAGCGTGATTTCGAGGAAAATGGCTCAATGGAGAGAGTGACTCTTTTCTTGAATCTG GCAAATGACCCTACAATCGAACGTATCATCACTCCCCGTATTGCTCTTACCACTGCTGAGTATTTGGCATATGAATGCGGGAAGCACGTTCTTGTCATCCTTACAGATATGAGTTCTTATGCTGATGCTCTTCGTGAG GTATCTGCTGCTAGAGAAGAAGTACCCGGTAGGCGTGGGTATCCTGGGTATATGTATACCGATCTTGCTACAATCTATGAGCGTGCAGGAAGAATTGAAGGGCGAACAGGTTCCATCACCCAGATTCCAATTTTAACTATGCCTAATGATG ATATTACGCATCCTACTCCTGATCTTACTGGATATATTACCGAGGGGCAGATATATGTTGATAGGCAACTCCAAAACAGACAG ATATACCCTCCCATCAACGTGCTTCCTTCCCTGTCTCGTCTTATGAAG AGTGCCATTGGTGAGGGAATGACTCGCAGGGATCATGCTGATGTATCCAACCAG CTCTATGCAAATTATGCTATTGGGAAGGATGTCCAGGCCATGAAGGCTGTGGTTGGAGAAGAAGCACTTTCTTCTGAGGATCTG CTATATTTGGAGTTCTTGGACAAATTCGAGAGGAAGTTTGTAGCACAAGGAGCATACGACACCCGCAACATCTTCCAGTCACTTGATTTGGCATGGACACTGCTTCGCATCTTCCCCCGAGAGCTTCTTCATCGTATTCCGGCAAAGACCCTTGACCTGTACTACAGCCGAGATGCAGCTAACTGA